The following coding sequences lie in one Mucilaginibacter sp. KACC 22773 genomic window:
- the glgP gene encoding alpha-glucan family phosphorylase, whose product MLNKQDIFGYEPDQKYKTSVAYFSMEFAVDQALKIYSGGLGFLSGSHLRSAYELKQNMVGIGMLWKYGYYDQVRDGNAFMKPEFIEKQYSFLQDTGIVFTVQVHDAPVHVKAWLLKPETFGTAPIFLLSTNVPENDEVSKSITYRLYDSNEATRIAQTIILGVGGAMLLDILGFEPDIYHMNEGHSVSLNFYLYAKYKSLKEVKKRVVFTTHTPEMAGNEAHRYDLLKKMSFFYHLQEHEAKSLLGMDGDSFNYTLAALKFSGKANGVSKLHGEVARQMWGNNPGVCEIIAITNAQNKAYWRDVALDEAIAANNAEAIVARKKAMKLDLFRVIADQCGKLFDPNVLTIVWARRFAGYKRADLVMQDWERFVAMVNNAKYPVQIIWAGKPYPEDEGSIALFNQIIARTRAFANCAVLTGYELHLSALLKKGSDVWLNNPRMYREASGTSGMTAAMNGSINLSLPDGWVPEFAKDMKNCFLVQPASNELQAHEKDNQENRNLMDVLEKTVLPMYYGAPKKWLGIMKQAAADVVPTFEAGRLAAEYYEKMYSL is encoded by the coding sequence ATGCTGAATAAACAAGATATTTTTGGCTATGAGCCGGATCAGAAATACAAAACATCCGTTGCTTATTTTTCAATGGAATTCGCGGTTGACCAGGCTTTAAAAATTTATAGCGGCGGATTGGGTTTCTTATCCGGCTCGCATTTAAGAAGTGCTTATGAGTTAAAGCAAAACATGGTAGGCATAGGTATGCTGTGGAAATACGGTTATTATGACCAGGTGAGGGATGGCAACGCCTTTATGAAGCCGGAATTTATTGAAAAGCAGTATTCCTTTTTACAGGATACCGGTATAGTTTTTACTGTACAGGTGCATGACGCGCCTGTACATGTTAAAGCCTGGTTGTTAAAACCCGAAACATTTGGTACGGCGCCCATATTTTTATTGAGTACCAATGTTCCGGAAAACGATGAAGTTTCTAAGTCGATTACCTATAGGCTATACGATTCAAACGAGGCAACCCGGATAGCGCAAACCATTATTTTAGGCGTTGGCGGCGCTATGTTGCTGGACATTTTAGGCTTTGAACCGGATATTTACCACATGAACGAAGGGCACTCGGTATCATTAAACTTTTACCTGTACGCTAAATATAAAAGCCTGAAAGAAGTGAAGAAAAGAGTGGTTTTTACCACCCATACTCCCGAAATGGCCGGTAACGAAGCACATAGATATGACCTGCTAAAAAAAATGTCGTTTTTTTATCATTTACAGGAGCACGAGGCAAAATCGTTGTTAGGGATGGACGGAGATAGTTTTAACTACACCCTCGCGGCGCTTAAGTTCTCGGGTAAAGCAAATGGCGTATCTAAACTTCATGGCGAAGTAGCGCGGCAAATGTGGGGCAATAATCCCGGTGTTTGCGAAATTATAGCCATTACCAACGCACAAAATAAAGCCTATTGGCGAGATGTCGCTTTAGATGAGGCCATCGCTGCGAATAATGCAGAAGCTATTGTTGCCCGTAAAAAGGCGATGAAGCTTGATCTGTTCCGGGTGATAGCAGACCAGTGCGGAAAATTGTTTGACCCCAATGTGCTGACTATTGTATGGGCCCGCCGTTTTGCCGGCTATAAACGCGCCGACCTGGTAATGCAGGACTGGGAAAGGTTTGTGGCCATGGTAAATAATGCTAAATATCCTGTACAAATCATTTGGGCGGGCAAGCCCTACCCGGAGGATGAAGGCTCTATCGCCTTATTCAACCAGATCATCGCACGTACGCGGGCATTTGCTAACTGTGCGGTGTTAACCGGTTACGAGCTGCATTTATCGGCCTTGCTAAAAAAAGGATCGGATGTTTGGCTTAACAATCCGCGGATGTACCGCGAGGCATCGGGCACCAGCGGCATGACTGCGGCCATGAATGGCAGCATTAACCTCTCCCTGCCAGATGGCTGGGTACCTGAGTTTGCCAAAGACATGAAAAACTGTTTCCTGGTTCAGCCCGCATCCAACGAGCTGCAGGCGCATGAAAAAGATAACCAGGAAAACAGGAACCTGATGGACGTACTGGAAAAAACGGTACTGCCCATGTATTATGGCGCTCCAAAAAAGTGGTTAGGCATCATGAAACAGGCAGCCGCAGATGTGGTACCCACATTTGAAGCCGGACGGCTGGCAGCCGAATATTACGAGAAAATGTATAGCCTGTAA
- a CDS encoding chromate transporter — protein sequence MEEQLTKQQPAYSLLDITKYFLKLGTWGFGGPVALVGYMQRDLVEQKDWLTAEEYKEGLALAQLAPGPLAAQLGIYIGFVHYGLIGATLTGLAFVLPSFIMVVLLGMAYKLYGGLTWMQAVFYGVGAAVIGIIAMSAYKLTVKSISKFEPAAMKSKWLLWLFYIAGVVITIITEREEILLFLGCGIMYMVIKAPPRWVKKPAVLPAGILISTGFWKYDGKTLQEIAWFFAKAGAFVFGSGLAIVPFLHGGVVKEFGWLTENQFVDAVAVAMITPGPVVITVGFIGYLVAGFPGACVAALATFLPCYLFTVALAPSFKKIAKNISIKAFVEGITASVIGALVGSVIIIGLRSIVDIPTALIALATVVALIYIKKIQEPYIIGIAAVIGLIIKISS from the coding sequence ATGGAAGAGCAATTAACCAAACAACAACCGGCTTATTCATTGCTGGATATTACAAAATACTTTTTAAAACTGGGCACCTGGGGTTTTGGCGGCCCGGTAGCTTTGGTAGGGTATATGCAACGCGACCTTGTTGAGCAAAAAGACTGGCTAACGGCCGAAGAATATAAAGAAGGATTGGCTTTAGCGCAGCTGGCTCCCGGGCCTTTAGCGGCTCAGTTGGGTATCTATATAGGCTTTGTTCACTATGGCCTTATCGGTGCAACGCTTACAGGCCTGGCTTTTGTACTGCCTTCCTTTATCATGGTGGTGCTGTTAGGCATGGCATACAAGCTTTATGGCGGCTTAACCTGGATGCAGGCAGTATTTTATGGAGTAGGTGCAGCGGTTATTGGTATCATCGCCATGAGCGCCTATAAACTAACTGTTAAATCTATCAGCAAGTTTGAACCGGCTGCCATGAAATCCAAATGGCTGTTGTGGCTTTTTTATATAGCCGGTGTTGTAATTACGATTATTACCGAAAGAGAAGAAATATTATTGTTCCTGGGTTGCGGCATCATGTATATGGTTATCAAAGCGCCGCCCCGGTGGGTCAAAAAGCCGGCGGTACTGCCGGCCGGAATATTGATAAGTACCGGTTTCTGGAAATATGACGGAAAGACTTTGCAGGAGATTGCCTGGTTTTTTGCAAAAGCGGGTGCGTTTGTATTTGGCAGCGGCCTGGCCATTGTGCCGTTTTTGCATGGCGGTGTGGTAAAGGAGTTTGGCTGGCTAACAGAAAATCAATTTGTAGATGCGGTTGCCGTAGCTATGATCACGCCGGGACCCGTGGTTATCACGGTTGGGTTTATCGGTTATCTTGTTGCCGGTTTTCCGGGAGCATGTGTGGCCGCGTTAGCTACTTTTTTGCCTTGTTATTTATTCACTGTCGCTTTAGCGCCATCTTTTAAAAAGATCGCCAAAAATATCAGCATCAAAGCATTTGTAGAGGGCATCACCGCATCGGTAATAGGCGCCCTGGTAGGGTCGGTAATTATTATCGGGTTACGGTCAATTGTTGATATCCCTACAGCGCTGATTGCTTTAGCTACCGTAGTTGCACTTATTTATATCAAAAAAATACAGGAACCTTATATTATTGGTATAGCTGCCGTTATTGGGTTAATCATCAAAATCAGTAGTTAA
- a CDS encoding efflux RND transporter periplasmic adaptor subunit has product MKAINYIFLVPVCLLAACGGNQAEKAAPQGLPEKPVVKLLTLKPEPIANKLNLTGEIIPFDRANIYARTPGYVKEVKVDIGSKVTKGQVLCVLDAPELKAAQAQSQSNSMGTKSKYESSKSTYLRLLKAAQTPGAVADNELEIAHNQMRTDSAVYQASRSATQANKAIEDYLVIRSPFNGVVTARNIFKGDFVDNTGKTLLFRVEDNSSLRVDVAVPEAYNSTTLKDNEASFTVSANPGQVFKAKLARKSDAIDPQTRSETWELTFPNANGLLKPGMFAQIVLPVSRPKEGFLVPFKAVVSTQERKFVIRVVNGKTQWVDVKTGFTGKEKTEIAGDLMPGDQLVAQANEELKEGTTVQVKH; this is encoded by the coding sequence ATGAAAGCTATCAATTATATATTCTTAGTCCCTGTTTGCCTTTTGGCGGCCTGTGGTGGCAACCAGGCCGAAAAAGCAGCCCCCCAGGGCTTGCCGGAAAAGCCGGTGGTTAAACTGTTAACCCTGAAACCAGAACCCATTGCCAACAAACTGAACCTCACCGGTGAAATTATCCCCTTCGATCGCGCCAATATTTATGCCCGTACACCGGGCTATGTGAAGGAAGTAAAGGTTGATATCGGCTCAAAAGTTACTAAAGGCCAGGTTTTATGCGTCCTTGATGCTCCCGAATTAAAAGCGGCACAGGCGCAAAGCCAAAGTAACAGCATGGGCACAAAGTCAAAATATGAATCCAGCAAATCAACTTATTTAAGGTTGTTAAAGGCTGCGCAAACGCCCGGCGCTGTTGCCGATAACGAACTGGAAATTGCACACAACCAAATGCGGACAGATAGTGCTGTTTACCAGGCTTCCCGTTCGGCTACCCAGGCCAATAAAGCGATAGAAGATTACCTGGTGATCCGGTCGCCTTTTAACGGTGTGGTTACAGCCAGGAACATATTTAAAGGAGATTTTGTAGATAATACCGGTAAAACGTTGCTGTTCCGTGTTGAGGATAATTCGTCGTTAAGGGTTGATGTGGCCGTGCCGGAGGCATATAATTCCACCACGCTAAAAGATAATGAAGCAAGTTTTACGGTATCGGCCAATCCCGGCCAGGTGTTTAAAGCCAAACTGGCACGAAAATCAGATGCCATTGACCCGCAAACGCGAAGTGAAACCTGGGAGCTTACCTTTCCAAATGCAAACGGTTTACTTAAACCCGGCATGTTCGCCCAAATCGTATTGCCGGTCAGCCGTCCCAAAGAGGGCTTCCTGGTGCCATTTAAAGCAGTGGTATCTACCCAGGAACGCAAGTTTGTGATCAGGGTGGTAAACGGAAAAACCCAATGGGTAGATGTAAAGACCGGTTTTACCGGCAAGGAAAAGACCGAGATAGCCGGCGATTTGATGCCTGGCGACCAGCTGGTGGCACAGGCCAATGAGGAACTGAAAGAAGGCACAACGGTGCAGGTAAAGCATTAG